DNA from Paludisphaera mucosa:
AGCCCAGGTCGATCGGACCGATTTTGGACGCGCTGGCCCTCGGGTCCCCGTCCGAGCTGGGTCGCGGCCTGTTCAACCGGCTCCAGGGAGTCGCCGAGTCGATCCGTCCGGAGCTCGCCCGCGTGCGGGACGCCCTGGCGGGTCTGGATCCGCACCTGTGCGGGTCGTTGATGAGCGGCAGCGGTTCCGCCTATTTCGGCCTCGGCCGAGATCGCGAAGCGGCGGAACGCGCCGCGGAAGTCCTCAAGCCGCTCGGACTAGGATGGGTCCGGGCCGTGACCTGCGGCCCCTGAGCAGAGAACGCCTCGTAAAGGAGTACCGGCTGTGGAGATCACCGAAGTTCGCATCAAGCTCATGGAAGACAACTCGGGGAGCAACGAGCGGCTGCAGGCCTTCTGCAGCATCACGTTCGACGACATGTTCGTCATCCGGGACCTCAAGATCATCGAGGGCGCCAAGGGCTTCTTCGTCGCCATGCCCTCGCGGAAGCTCACCGACCGCTGCCACAACTGCAGCACCAAGAACCACCTCCGGAGCCGCTTCTGCAACCAGTGCGGATGCCGACTCGACGAGAACCGCGCCCTGCGCGACGCGGACGGGCGCGCCAAGCTCCACGCCGACATCGCCCACCCGATCAACTCCATGTGCCGCGAGAAGATCCAGGCCGCCGTGCTCGCCTCCTACGCCGAGGAGCTCGAACGAGCCAAGATGCCGGGCTACGTCTCGCGCTACGACGACTACGAGACCGACGACTTCGAGATGCCGTTCGACGGCCACGCCCCGGCCGCCCACGCCGGCGAGCCCCCGCTCCGTCGCGGCCCGCTCCGCGGCCACACCCAGCACTCGCGGGCCGGCCAGTCGATCCTCCGCGGCCCCCACGTCGCCCATCGCAAGGAAGGGACGCCCGAAGGCATCGCTTCCGAGCAGCACCGCGACGGCACGTTCGGCAACGGCCTCTGAGTCGACCCACCGACCGCGATCGAAGCCCCCAAGCCGGGTCCGACCTCAGCCTCGTCGAGGCTGGCGTCGGCCCCGGCTTTTTTCGTTTTCGATGGCGTCGCCTGGTCCCGGAAGCCCATAATTCGATGGCTGGCGACGACGAACGTCGCACGCGTCATCGAGCCCGGCTCGTCCGCTGGCGCGGAGGCACCCACATGGCGACGGATTCGACGCTCACCGTCCAAGAGAACCTCGGCGATCCGTCCGCCTCGCCGCCCGCGCCGACCACCGTCGTGCGGCTCTTTCGCCTGGCGAAACGGTTCCTACTCCTGACGGGGCTGATCCTCTTGGGTTTCTTCGCCGCCCTGTACGCCTTCCAGGCGAGCCTGATCTTCCCCGGCTCATCATCCCAGGGAAAGCCCGAGTCCGTCGTCCGCGCCGGGGTCGGCGAGGAACTGGTCAAGCTGCCCACGCCCGGCGGCCAGGTCGTCGCCCTGTTCAGCCCGGCCCAGGATCCCGACGGCATGCCGCTGGCGGACGCCGCGTCGCGGCCCGCGCTCGTCTTCTTCTACGGCAATGCGATGTGCCTGGCCTACTCGTCGCTCGAGCTCGACCGTTTCCGGCGGCTGGGATTGAACGTGATCATCCCGGATTACCTTGGCTACGGGATGAGCGGCGGCAAGCCGTCGGAGGTCGGCTGTCGCCAGACCGCCGAGGCTTGCTACGAATTCCTCCGGTCACGCGGGTTCCCGGCCGAACGGATCGTCGTCGGCGGCTGGTCGCTCGGGGGCGCGGTGGCGATCGACCTGGCCTCGCGGCGGACCGTCGGCGGGCTCTTCGCGTTCAGCACGTTCACCAGCGTCCGGGGCATGTCCCGGACCTTCTTCCCGCTGCCGCCGCCCGCCTTCCTGTTCATCGACAAGTTCGACAGCCTGTCAAAAATCCCCAAGCTGACCTGCCCAATCCTCCTGGGGCACGGACGCCGCGATCCCCTCGTCCCGTTCCGCATGTTCGAGCGCCTCGCCGCCGCGGCGAAGTCACCGCCGGCGAGGCTCGTGATCGACCAGGCCGAGCACAACGATTTCCTCGACCTGGCCGGCCGGCGCATGGATCAGGCGATCCTCGATCTGGCGGCGAAGACGGATCGCTGAGGCCTCCTCGGCGATTCGAACCCTGGCCGACGCGTCTCGTCCTCAACTCAAGGCGGCGACGGCCCCGCGGAAGATCTTCAGGCCATGTCCTTCCGGGCCCAGGGCGTCGCCCAGGCGTGTCCAGCGGGGGTGGTGCAGCGGGGAGACGAAGCGCTCGGGATGGGGCATGAGGCCGAAGATGCGGCCGGTCTCGTCGCAGACTCCCGCGGCCGCAAAAGGAGAGCCATTCGGGTTCGCCGGATAATCCTGGGTCGGCTCGCGTCGGGCGTCGGCGTATTTCAGGACGATCCGGCCGGCGTCGTCGAGCTTTCCCATAACCGCCGGATCGGCGAGCAGGAAGCGTCCCTCGCCGTGCGCGACCGGGAGGTCGAGCGGCTCGGTGAACGACACGAACGGCGAAAGGCCCGGCCGGGGCAAGAGAGTGATCCAGCGCGCCTCGAAGCGGCCCGACTCGTTGTGGGCGAGAGTCGCGGGGCAGGGGGCCTCGCCGCCGGGGAGCAGTCCGCATCGGACCAGCACCTGGAAGCCGTTGCAGATCCCCAGGATCAGGCCGCCGCGGTCGTGGAACCGGCGCAAGGCGTCGCCCAGCCCGCGAGCCAAATGCGTGGCCAGGATGCGGCCGGCGCCCAGGTCGTCGCCGTAGGAGAAGCCTCCCGGGATGGTCAGGATCTGGAACAGGTCGAGCGCATGCGGCTCTTCCAGCAGGCGGCCGACGTGCCAGGTCTCGGGCCGGGCCCCGGCGCGGCTCCAGGCCTCGGCCGTCTCCTCGTCGCAGTTCGTCCCGGGCGCCCTCAGCACGATCACGCGAGGCGTGGCCATAACGGTCTGGATCCCTTTCGATGTCGCCGTCGAACGGTCGGAGGATGTCGGGTCAGTAGGAAGGATCGGCCGACCCGTAGGAGGACGACGATTGGTAGTCGGGCTCGGCGGCGCGATAGGCGAGGTTGCGTCGGAGCAGTTCGGATTCGTAGACCTGGACGACGAAGTCGGCCGCGATCTTCAGCCGCGACGAGGTCCCCTTGGCGGGGAAATCGGCCGGCGACCCCTTGCGGAACTCGGCGACGCCGACGTGCTTGGCGCGGCTCTTGACGTAGTTGATCCCCGGGATGCCGTCGGCGTCGCCCGAGATCAGGAGGGCGATGTCGTACGTGTCCTGGAGCGCCACCATGTCGACGGCGAGGCTGGTGTCGAGCCCCTTCTCGTTGACCGTGTGATGCAGCAGGTCGACCTTCCAGTGGCCTTCCTGGCGGATCTCGACGAAGTCGGTGGCCGACTGGACGCCGTGGTAGAACCGCTTCTTGCGTTCGAGAGCCCGCCGCTTGCCGTCGTACCACTCGCGGGTCTCGGCGAAGCAGAGGCCCCAGGCCTCCTCCATCCGCCGTT
Protein-coding regions in this window:
- a CDS encoding SpoVG family protein — translated: MEITEVRIKLMEDNSGSNERLQAFCSITFDDMFVIRDLKIIEGAKGFFVAMPSRKLTDRCHNCSTKNHLRSRFCNQCGCRLDENRALRDADGRAKLHADIAHPINSMCREKIQAAVLASYAEELERAKMPGYVSRYDDYETDDFEMPFDGHAPAAHAGEPPLRRGPLRGHTQHSRAGQSILRGPHVAHRKEGTPEGIASEQHRDGTFGNGL
- a CDS encoding alpha/beta hydrolase, with protein sequence MATDSTLTVQENLGDPSASPPAPTTVVRLFRLAKRFLLLTGLILLGFFAALYAFQASLIFPGSSSQGKPESVVRAGVGEELVKLPTPGGQVVALFSPAQDPDGMPLADAASRPALVFFYGNAMCLAYSSLELDRFRRLGLNVIIPDYLGYGMSGGKPSEVGCRQTAEACYEFLRSRGFPAERIVVGGWSLGGAVAIDLASRRTVGGLFAFSTFTSVRGMSRTFFPLPPPAFLFIDKFDSLSKIPKLTCPILLGHGRRDPLVPFRMFERLAAAAKSPPARLVIDQAEHNDFLDLAGRRMDQAILDLAAKTDR
- the purQ gene encoding phosphoribosylformylglycinamidine synthase I, whose product is MATPRVIVLRAPGTNCDEETAEAWSRAGARPETWHVGRLLEEPHALDLFQILTIPGGFSYGDDLGAGRILATHLARGLGDALRRFHDRGGLILGICNGFQVLVRCGLLPGGEAPCPATLAHNESGRFEARWITLLPRPGLSPFVSFTEPLDLPVAHGEGRFLLADPAVMGKLDDAGRIVLKYADARREPTQDYPANPNGSPFAAAGVCDETGRIFGLMPHPERFVSPLHHPRWTRLGDALGPEGHGLKIFRGAVAALS
- a CDS encoding NYN domain-containing protein; this translates as MMLRFVTFVDGSNLDGVLKHLNLRVDDYGAFYRHVFEQSVHYWGRTFAEGSNWPTAQHSRIYWYVVGKMDEWDLNDPKAEARLRARFEVNPRLRDAYVEDVVRRHPDLSPERRMEEAWGLCFAETREWYDGKRRALERKKRFYHGVQSATDFVEIRQEGHWKVDLLHHTVNEKGLDTSLAVDMVALQDTYDIALLISGDADGIPGINYVKSRAKHVGVAEFRKGSPADFPAKGTSSRLKIAADFVVQVYESELLRRNLAYRAAEPDYQSSSSYGSADPSY